TGAGAGTTCCCCGCGCCTGCGGGGATGATCCGAAGAAGAAAGGCCCGCGTCCATAAGACGCGGGGAGTTCCCCGCGCCTGCGGGGATGATCCGGTAAACGAGAGAGAGGACGGAGACCTCATGAAGAGTTCCCCGCGCCTGCGGGGATGATCCGCTCAAGGGGCCGGGGTCAAATACCTCGCGCCTGAGTTCCCCGCGCCTGCGGGGATGATCCGAGGGCGTGAAGGTCAAGTCCCGCGTGGTATGCGAGTTCCCCGCGCCTGCGGGGATGATCCGACCGAGGAGACGAAATGACCCGCCCCCACAAAGAGTTCCCCGCGCCTGCGGGGATGATCCGGACCCCCATGCCAGACCCCACCCAACCCCCCGGAGTTCCCCGCGCCTGCGGGGATGATCCGTGTTCCCAGTGACCTACTACACCGTGAACGGCGAGTTCCCCGCGCCTGCGGGGATGATCCGGACCGTCTCGGGCGGCCACTAGAGGGTTTTGGGAGTTCCCCGCGCCTGCGGGGATGATCCGACGTCACCCCACCGAAGAAGAAGCCACGCCCGGAGTTCCCCGCGCCTGCGGGGATGATCCATCCTGACGGCGATATTCGCGGCCGTCTCAGCTGAGTTCCCCGCGCCTGCGGGGATGATCCGACCGGGTATCCGGTGGTTGAGGTTGGCGGATGGAGTTCCCCGCGCCTGCGGGGATGATCCGTGTCTGGATGCCTCCTGAAACTCTCGCGAGAGGAGTTCCCCGCGCCTGCGGGGATGATCCGGAACTGAGGGCGAAGAGGAAGGAGCTGAGCCTGAGTTCCCCGCGCCTGCGGGGATGATCCGGGGAAAATATGGCAAGCATACCTACCTGCTCGGAGTTCCCCGCGCCTGCGGGGATGATCCGTTGCCCGAAGCATCATAGACACCGTGGCGAGGGAGTTCCCCGCGCCTGCGGGGATGATCCGATCTCGGAGACCTGGCGAGCCTGTTCGGTCAAAGAGTTCCCCGCGCCTGCGGGGATGATCCGGGCCAATGGTTGTGATCTGAGTACATCAAAACGAGTTCCCCGCGCCTGCGGGGATGATCCGGATCTCGGTATTGCGTTGCCTCCACAGTTGAAGAGTTCCCCGCGCCTGCGGGGATGATCCGTCGATACCGGCGTGCGGGTACCGGCCCCTGGAGAGTTCCCCGCGCCTGCGGGGATGATCCGGACATCGCCTGGCATGCCGGTAATTACGGCATGAGTTCCCCGCGCCTGCGGGGATGATCCGCTACCACCTACTGAGGCCGCTGGCGATCAGATGGAGTTCCCCGCGCCTGCGGGGATGATCCGAAGCACGCGAGAAGGCTGAGCAGGCTGAGAAGGAGTTCCCCGCGCCTGCGGGGATGATCCGTCAGTGACATCAGCACCGAAACCAAGGTTAGGGAGTTCCCCGCGCCTACGGGGATGATCCGTCTTGGTAGGCGGTGGCGTAGGGGAGGGCGGCGAGTTCCCCGCGCCTGCGGGGATGATCCGGATCGGCTCACGGCGTACAGCACGCCCGGCGGGAGTTCCCCGCGCCTGCGGGGATGATCCGGCTCCTCCAAGGGTGTGGGGTTATTGGGTGGTGAGTTCCCCGCGCCTGCGGGGATGATCCGACTAATCGACTCAAAGACCACTTTCTACCCCGGAGTTCCCCGCGCCTGCGGGGATGATCCGGTTTGGAAGTCGTCGGGGTAGGTGCGCGGCTTGAGTTCCCCGCGCCTGCGGGGATGATCCGTACGGGTAGGCGACGAGCAGCGGGGTCGCGGAGAGTTCCCCGCGCCTGCGGGGATGATCCGTGTTCGCTAGTGCCATCGGTATTCCTCCGCCTGAGTTCCCCGCGCCTGCGGGGATGATCCGTCATTGATCACCCGTAGCCGGGTAGTGCCAGGGAGTTCCCCGCGCCTGCGGGGATGATCCGGCAGCGCTAGAGCTAGGCACCGTATTCGCGGGGAGTTCCCCGCGCCTGCGGGGATGATCCGGATGTACTGCTTCAAATAGGTGTTAGTGCTTGGAGTTCCCCGCGCCTGCGGGGATGATCCGGTTTCTGCGTCCTTGTTGATCTGGCCGCGGATGAGTTCCCCGCGCCTGCGGGGATGATCCGATACCCCAGCCCCGTCACCGCCTTCACTCATGGAGTTCCCCGCGCCTGCGGGGATGATCCGAGCTGTTGCTGGGCCTTGATGAAGACGTCTTTGAGTTCCCCGCGCCTGCGGGGATGATCCGATAGACCCGAATTTCTCGGCACCCGCTTTGAGGAGTTCCCCGCGCCTGCGGGGATGATCCGCTGTTTCAACTCAGGCGCTTTACCTTCGTCATGAGTTCCCCGCGCCTGCGGGGATGATCCGCAGTCCCACAGATACAAGCCGATTAAGTGTTCGAGTTCCCCGCGCCTGCGGGGATGATCCGGCATGGGCGCCCGCCATATGCGGGACGGTCACGAGTTCCCCGCGCCTGCGGGGATGATCCGACGGGTACGATCCAGCAGTCCGATGAGGGCGAGAGTTCCCCGCGCCTGCGGGGATGATCCGTCATTGGGTGTCTACGAGAGTGATGATTGTGAGAGTTCCCCGCGTCTGCGGGGATGATCCGAGCACGCCTGTAATTCGCGTATTTACAGGGATGAGTTCCCCGCGCCTGCGGGGATGATTTGACCGTCGACGATGCCGCGGTAGTATCCGAGATGAGTTCCCCGCGCCTGCGGGGATGATCCGTTTCCTGGCGTTCGCGGCCTTCACCGGACGGGAAATCAACGGATTCAAGGGACTAGTCATCTCGCTGATCGTCTGCGTCCTGGCGATTAGCGCGGGAACGATCATCAACGTCTTCGTCTAAGCACCGGTGAACCGTCTGAGAGAAAGAGAAGATCCTCATGGCTGAAACTGATCCATTAGGCAGAAGCTGGAAACTCTGGGGCGGTATCCTCGCCTTCATCGTGGTCATTGTGATCGCGGGGCTAGTCATCTTCCCCCGCGTCAACTCTGAACCAGAAACAGCTCCGACCGCTGCTGCCCCGTCGGTACCAGTTGAGTCTGCGTCCCCGCCCTCCCCTTCGAATTCGCCTTCGGCTTCGGCTTCCAAGCCAGCTTCTGGGGATTGCCCTGCGCTAAGTACCGACAATTCATTCCCGAACGATGCCCCGGAGGCTGAATGGAAGCGGCACCCTGTGGGTATGCTGCTGCCGGTATCGGCGGAGCATGGGCCTGCGAAGATGGATGGGGATTTCTGGCGTTGTTTCAGCCACACACCATCTGGCGCAGTTTTTGCAGGATTGACTCTAAGCCTAGAGTTTTCGGGAGCCGGCATCATCGAAGCCGCAGTTGAATCACCAGAACGCGATCAACTTTTTGAGCAGCAGATGGCCCTGGAAAACGACTTCGAATACCCCGTAATCTCTGGCTACCGCATTATGCATAGCTCAAATGATGCTGCTTCTATCGAATATATCGCCCCAGTGGGCAGTCAGTATGTTTCTATTCGTATAGATCTTCTATGGGATGAAAATGCTAACGATTGGCGGGTGGATCTTTCATCCGGTGAACCGGCTTCGGCCATTGTAAACGATCCCAGCACGTTTACCGATTGGAAGTAGGTGCAATTATGGCCGATTCACAATGCGATTTCTGGGATTTTTTTGCAAAGGCGGCGAAGTAGCAAAGGACCTTGCGGATAGTGTGATTTCTGGCTTCGTGCAGTCGCTCCTTGAAGGTGCCGTGGCCTTCGGAGTTCCCCGCGCCTGCGGGGATGATCCGGCCGAGACCACCGAGAACCAGGTCACCGGCGAGAGTTCCCCGCGCCTGCGGGGATGATCCGCTGCGCGGCCGCAGAGGCTCGCATGCAAGGCACAATTGCAGCCGGGGGGATACGTTAGTCATCCGCGCCCTGGATCGCGTCGCAGGCGAAGAACGAATGACCATCGAGATTATCCGCGAGCTGGCAGAGCGCGGCGTAAGGATCAAAAGTCTTACCGAGCCATTCTTAGACGTGGACATATCTACGCCGATGGGTGAAGCCATTGTGGGCATCATGGCCGTTATGGCGCAGCTGCGCGTCTCTATGATCAGGGAGAACACCAACAGGGAATTAGCGCACGCGCACGCCCAGGGCAGAATCGGAGGGCGGCCGCCCGTCATGGATGCAGACCGCACAGCCATGGCACGGCAGCTGCGCGAGGAAGGGAAAAGCTACGCACAGATCGGCAAAATTCTTGGTGTCAGCGCAGCGAACATTCATAGAGCTTTGAACCTATAACCCTAATAATCGCCTATAACACATATTATAATTGAAGTGCATGGATTCTGATTTCCCGTCTTAGGAGGTAGTCATGAGCCAGGTTCTTGAATCGCCACGGGATAGTGAGATGGCAGCTGATTTACTGCGCGCCAGAGAGCTATCGGAGGTTGCGCTACTGGACTATAAGCGGAATCTGAAGGTGGCCGCTAAACAAATGACACAGAAACAAATTGCGGAAATCGTGCGCTTATCGCAGCCAGCAATTGCTACAGCTTTGAAGCGTGCCGCAAAGGTTCCTGATGCTATTGCGGGCTTCAAAGCCGCGTCACCGCATGAGGTGTGCCAGCGGTACGCTGCTGGGCTGATTAGCCGCAAAGAAGTTGTGCGCCAGTTGGTAGCGTGGCCGTACAACGATACGCCGAAGTTCAATGAATTTGGCGAAGTCCAGGGCGACACCTCCGGTACGTTTACGGACGTGGAGAACGCTGTCATGTTTGGTTTGATTGATGACTCAATCTATGAGGAAGTTTTCAACCAACTGGCCGACTAGTCGCGCGCCCTAAAGGAGAGTTTCCCGCGCCTGCGGGGATGATCCCGGATCGCGACGGCGCGGCAGCTGCGGCAGGAGGGCAAAAGCTATGCGCAGATGGCCAGCATTCTCGGTGTCAGCTCCGCCAACGTATACCGTTCTCTGACCCACGAAACCCCTTGAAACCACATGATAACACAAGTTATAATTGAAGTGGAGGAAGTCTCCCTTGAGGAGTTGAGGAGGGTGTTATGAGCCAGTTGGTGGAGCGGCCGCGTCATGGTGATATGCGTGCGGAGCTGCTGCGGGTGCGGCAGCGGATGGAGGTCGACACGTTGGATTACAAGCGCACGTTGAAGACCGCTGCGAGGTGCATGTCTCAGCGGGAGATGGCCGAGGTGTTGGGGATGTCTCAGCCGGCTGTGGCGAAGGCGTTGCAGCGTGCCCAGGCAGTACCGGCTGTGGTTGGTGAGTTCAACGCTGCAAGCCCTTATGAAGTGTGCCAGCGGTACGCGGCCGGGTTTATTGATCGTACCGAAGTGGTGCGCCAGTTGGTTGCATGGCCGTATAAGCCGACTCCTTGGGCGAACGAGTACGGTGAGTACGAAGAGAGCAGGGACGGAACCTGGCGAGAGGTTGTCGAAGCGGCCGATAACGGCTTGATTGACGATGCGATCTACGATGAAGTTTTGAAGAAGACGGCCGGTTAGACGCGCGCCCTAAAGGAGAGTTTCCCGCGCCTGCGGGGATGATCCGAATTCACGGTCGTGCTCATGAAACACGACATTAGCGGTAACGGCTAGTTGAAGCCAGCAAGGCCCCGGGGTGATCCGCTCCGGAGCCTTCGCCTATTGAGAGGAAAGCATGGATAACAGCTTGTTCACCTCAGCGGAATTCAAGACCCTGCGAACCCTCCTAGGGTACTCAATCACTGAAATCAGCCGATACCTCGATATCGGTCCCGCTACCGCCCGCGACTGGGACCGGGGCCGCTATAACCCGCCCCCGGGCGTAGGCGAAGAGATGAGGGATCTAGCAGACCACACCGACGAGATCGTCGCGCGCCTGGTACGGCACTATGAGACACACCCGCGCGATTGGCCGATCCGCACGCCGAGGCGCTCCTGCGACATCGCTACCGCGTTCCCCGGTGTCGAGCTGCCACACTATGTGTCTCTTGATTGGTGTCGCATTGTTGTAGCGAGGGTTGCGCGGGAAATCCCAGGGCTTGGCGTCGATTGGTTCTAACTAACACTTGCAGAGCTCCCCGCGCATGCGGGATCTCCGGCTGAGAAACGCGGGAGCCATCAGTTCACAAGGAGCCCCCGGCCCTGTATGCCATAGCTTCCACCCAGAACCTCCCTTGTGACCCCCTGGACTCTGAGAGGAACAGTCCACGCATGTTTTGAGACAGTCTTTAAGGGAGCGCTTTCGTGGCCATTTTCGATGTTGAATACACCTACATCGACAACGCCGAACTCATCCAGAAACACCGGCCCGAACACCGCGCGTTCCTCAGCGAACAACGCGAAGCCGGCACCGTGCTCCTCTCCGGCCCCAAAACAACCGAACCAGCCAGCGCCCTCATCATCGTCCGCGCCAACACCACCGAAGAAGCCGGCCGCATCCTCGACGCCGACCCCTTCAACGACCACGGCATTATCACCCACCGCGCCATCGCGGAATGGAACGTCGTCATCGGCGAGCTCTAAACCACCCACCCAAGCCCTAAAGCGACAACCGCGCGACGAAAGCCGTATAACGAAAGGTAGCCAGCCGTGGTAGCCCCAGCCCTCAGAACGCATCGCCTCACCGACCCAGCAGCAAACAAGCCGCTGCTGCTCGTCGGGCCCGGAATCGGAACAGGCGTGCAGGAACTGTGGAACACCACGGCGCAACATCTCGCCGATGATTTCGAAGTGATCGGGTACAACCTCCCCGGTCACGCCGGAGCCCCCGCCCACACGGATCCCTACAGCGTCAAGGAACTCGCAGACGCAGCCGCCGCACTCGTCGCCGACCAACCCGCGGAGAGGCGCATCTACTTCGCCGGCGTCTCCATCTCCGGCGGGGTAGCCATGGAACTCGCCCTCCACCACCCCGAGCGGTTCGCCGCGGTCGCAGTCGTGTGCTCGGCACCGAAAATCGGTGAACCCGAAGCCTGGGAAGAACGCGCCCAAGCAGCCGCCGCCAACGGAACCGAGATCATGGTCCCGTTCTGCCGCGAAGGCTGGTTCGCGCCCGGATTCATCGACGAAAACCCCGCCCAGTCAGACGCACTGCTCGATAACCTACGGCAAGCTGACCTCGCCTCCTACGTCACCATCTGCCGCGCACTCGGCACCTACGACGTCCGCGCAGATCTCGCCACCGTCACCATCCCCGTACTCACCATCAACGGCGCGCACGACCACGTCTGCCCACCGAGCGAAGGCGCCACCATCGCCGCCGGCGTACCCCACGGCAAAGCCGTTACCTTCAACCACGTGGCCCACCTCGCCCCCCGTCGAAGACCCCGAACGCACAGCCGCCGAACTCCGACACTTCTTCCTCGCGTAGGGCTAGGAGACGGCGGGGAGAGTAGCGGCAGCTGGGGAAGCCGGCTCAGTTGAGCACCGGCTGCTCGGCGAGCGTGTAGCGGTTGCCTGTGCGTGCCACTGAGATGGGGCCGTGGTACTGGGTTGCGGCTTGTTCTGCCCACCACTGCTCGGTCGCGACTCCGGCGAGGTGGGACAACACCAAGCGGCCCACGCCGGCTTCCTGCGCCACCGCGCCCGCATCGGCGGGGGATGTGTGGGAGCATGCCTGGTGGTTCAGGAACGCTCCAGAGAAACCTTGTTCCTTATAGAAGTCGAGGTTCACGGCCTCGTGCACCAGAATGTCCGCGCCGCGGGCTAGCTCGACGAGGGCCTCGGATTTAGCGGTGTCTCCCGAGAACACGATGGAGCCTTCGTTTGTGTCGAAGCGGAACGCGAACGCCGGGTAGACCGGCGGGTGCTCCACGAGGGTCGCGTTCACCGTCACCGCATCATCGCGATACACCTGGAATATCGGTTCCTCAGGGACCGTGATTTCCTCGGTCTGCACCAGCTCGTGCAGGTTGGGGCGGGCCTCATCCTGGATCCGGATGTCGATGTCGTAGGAGAACCCCTCAAGGGTCTTGCCCACCAGCTCCGCGGTCCCGGCCAGGTCCTCGCCGCCCTCGCGGTGCGGGTCCTTACCTGGCCCCACAATCCGGAACGGCTCCGTGAACCCCTCGACCGGTTTACCCCAGTTCCACAGCAGGAACCCCGGTAGCTCCACCACGTGGTCGGAATGCAGGTGAGTCACGAACCCGGCCGTGAAGTGCTTGCCTTTCAACCCGGCTTCGGCGGCGGCTCGTGTGCAGCCCAGCCCGAAGTCGATCAGATAAAACCTGTCCCCTACCCGTACCGCGGAGCAAATACCGGGTTCGCTCCCGCGGATTGCCGGGCCTGCAGCCGTGCCTAGGGTGATCAGTTCAACGCTCATGTCAATGTCCTTTTAGTTATGTGCACGTTATTGATATGCACGCCAGTTGACGGTGGTCGGCTCCAGGTAGGCGTCCAAGCCCCAACGGCCGCGCTCGCGGCCAATCCCGGACTGTTTCCAGCCACCGAACGGCGCATCCAGCTCAACAACCGTGTGCTGATTGATCCATACCGTGCCGGCCTCCAGCTCAGGCGCGAGCTGCCGTGCCCGCTCCATATCCGGCGTCCAGATCGAAGCACCCAACCCGAACTCGGAATCGTTCGCGAACTCGATGGCTTCCTCAACCGAGCTGTAGGTCACGATCGGCAGCGCGGCACCGAACTGTTCCTCCCGCACGATACGCATGCCCTGTTCCGCACCCGCCACGATGGTCGGGGTCTGGAAATAGCCTGGAAGTTCGCACCGCTGATGCCCGGCAAGAACAGTGGCACCGTCGGCTGCGGCCGCATCGACCAGTTCCCGCACATAGTCACGCTGGCTCGCGTTATGCATCGGGCCCAGCGTGGTTGCCGCATCAATTCCGTGGCCGAGCACAAACTTATTGACCTCAGCCAGCACAGCGTCAGTGAAGTCCGCGCGCAACACTTCCGGCACATACACGCGCTTGACCGCCATGCACACTTGTCCGGCATTTCGGAAAGCACTGCCGATGATGCCGCGTGCGGTCACCTCGATGTCGGCATCCTCCAGCACGATGGCGGCGTCATTACCGCCGAGCTCCATGGTCACGCGGGTGACGTTTTCAGCGGCCTGCTGCATCAACGAGGTGCCCACTTTGGTGGAGCCGGTGTAGGAGATCTTGTTGACCAGCGGCTCGGAAGCCAATGCAACGCTCACGGTGCGGTTGGATCCGGTCAGGACCTGCACAACATGCTCGGGCAGCACGGTGTTCATCAGCTCAATCAACGCGATAGCTGAAGCCGGGGTGGTCGGAGCCGGCTTCGTCAGCACCGTGCAACCGGCGATCAGCGCGGGAGCCAGCTTGACGCACAGCAGGGAGATCGGGAAGTTCCACGGAGTGATGGTCCCCACCACCCCCACCGGGCGGTTCAGGACCTCGACGTTGCGGCCATCGCGCTCCGGGAGGCTGATCACTTCATCCCAGTCCAAGGTTGCGTAGTAACGGAACAGGCCAGCTGCGACCGTGAACTCCATCTTCGCCTCACCCACCGGTTTACCCTGCTCACGCGAGAGCACCTCGCCCAAAGAATCGAGGTTCGCCTCGATCTTCTCCGCGATCTTCACCAGCGCCTCAGCGCGCGCCCCACGGTCACGCCGCCAACCACGCAACGCCGCACGGGCGCGGAGCGCTGCCTGCCGCGTCTCTTCGGCCGTGTTTTCCGGTACCTGCGCAACAACTTCCAATGTTGCCGGGTCAAAAACCTCGTAGTGGCTGCTCACGTGTACCTACCTTCGGGGCTAGAACTGGACGGATGTAAGAAGTGGACGGGACTAGAGTTAGACGGATCTAGAGTTGGATGGGGTTAGAGGCGGA
The Pseudoglutamicibacter albus DNA segment above includes these coding regions:
- a CDS encoding alpha/beta fold hydrolase produces the protein MVAPALRTHRLTDPAANKPLLLVGPGIGTGVQELWNTTAQHLADDFEVIGYNLPGHAGAPAHTDPYSVKELADAAAALVADQPAERRIYFAGVSISGGVAMELALHHPERFAAVAVVCSAPKIGEPEAWEERAQAAAANGTEIMVPFCREGWFAPGFIDENPAQSDALLDNLRQADLASYVTICRALGTYDVRADLATVTIPVLTINGAHDHVCPPSEGATIAAGVPHGKAVTFNHVAHLAPRRRPRTHSRRTPTLLPRVGLGDGGESSGSWGSRLS
- a CDS encoding MBL fold metallo-hydrolase; translation: MSVELITLGTAAGPAIRGSEPGICSAVRVGDRFYLIDFGLGCTRAAAEAGLKGKHFTAGFVTHLHSDHVVELPGFLLWNWGKPVEGFTEPFRIVGPGKDPHREGGEDLAGTAELVGKTLEGFSYDIDIRIQDEARPNLHELVQTEEITVPEEPIFQVYRDDAVTVNATLVEHPPVYPAFAFRFDTNEGSIVFSGDTAKSEALVELARGADILVHEAVNLDFYKEQGFSGAFLNHQACSHTSPADAGAVAQEAGVGRLVLSHLAGVATEQWWAEQAATQYHGPISVARTGNRYTLAEQPVLN
- a CDS encoding aldehyde dehydrogenase family protein, whose amino-acid sequence is MSSHYEVFDPATLEVVAQVPENTAEETRQAALRARAALRGWRRDRGARAEALVKIAEKIEANLDSLGEVLSREQGKPVGEAKMEFTVAAGLFRYYATLDWDEVISLPERDGRNVEVLNRPVGVVGTITPWNFPISLLCVKLAPALIAGCTVLTKPAPTTPASAIALIELMNTVLPEHVVQVLTGSNRTVSVALASEPLVNKISYTGSTKVGTSLMQQAAENVTRVTMELGGNDAAIVLEDADIEVTARGIIGSAFRNAGQVCMAVKRVYVPEVLRADFTDAVLAEVNKFVLGHGIDAATTLGPMHNASQRDYVRELVDAAAADGATVLAGHQRCELPGYFQTPTIVAGAEQGMRIVREEQFGAALPIVTYSSVEEAIEFANDSEFGLGASIWTPDMERARQLAPELEAGTVWINQHTVVELDAPFGGWKQSGIGRERGRWGLDAYLEPTTVNWRAYQ
- a CDS encoding helix-turn-helix domain-containing protein; amino-acid sequence: MSQLVERPRHGDMRAELLRVRQRMEVDTLDYKRTLKTAARCMSQREMAEVLGMSQPAVAKALQRAQAVPAVVGEFNAASPYEVCQRYAAGFIDRTEVVRQLVAWPYKPTPWANEYGEYEESRDGTWREVVEAADNGLIDDAIYDEVLKKTAG
- a CDS encoding YciI family protein — translated: MAIFDVEYTYIDNAELIQKHRPEHRAFLSEQREAGTVLLSGPKTTEPASALIIVRANTTEEAGRILDADPFNDHGIITHRAIAEWNVVIGEL
- a CDS encoding helix-turn-helix domain-containing protein, whose product is MDNSLFTSAEFKTLRTLLGYSITEISRYLDIGPATARDWDRGRYNPPPGVGEEMRDLADHTDEIVARLVRHYETHPRDWPIRTPRRSCDIATAFPGVELPHYVSLDWCRIVVARVAREIPGLGVDWF
- a CDS encoding recombinase family protein; its protein translation is MIRPRPPRTRSPARVPRACGDDPLRGRRGSHARHNCSRGDTLVIRALDRVAGEERMTIEIIRELAERGVRIKSLTEPFLDVDISTPMGEAIVGIMAVMAQLRVSMIRENTNRELAHAHAQGRIGGRPPVMDADRTAMARQLREEGKSYAQIGKILGVSAANIHRALNL